From a single Calditrichota bacterium genomic region:
- the rsmH gene encoding 16S rRNA (cytosine(1402)-N(4))-methyltransferase RsmH has translation MKKNNTHIPVLLDEVVKYLVHDPNGIYVDGTLGGAGHSREILRHLSSEGRLVGVDWDEDALKIASQRLVEFGDRAQIVKGNYADLPKILQRIGIERVDGILLDLGISSFQIESPKRGFSYLLSGPLDMRMSPSLPKTAAEIVNNESLESLIRIFKTYGEERRSRKIASAIVEARAQRPIERTDELAKIVSAVIPAIDRIKTQSRIFQSIRIATNAELDNLKRFLENVLDYLNKDARMVIISFHSLEDRMVKEFLKKQANPCECPPELPVCVCGKTPTLKILTRRVVTPTAEEIKMNPRSRSSKLRAAQIL, from the coding sequence GTGAAAAAAAATAATACTCATATTCCGGTTTTATTAGACGAGGTTGTCAAGTATCTTGTGCATGACCCCAATGGCATTTACGTGGACGGAACGCTCGGCGGGGCAGGTCACAGCCGCGAAATTCTGCGTCACCTGTCGTCGGAGGGCCGCCTTGTCGGCGTTGATTGGGACGAGGATGCGCTGAAAATTGCTTCGCAGCGTCTGGTTGAATTTGGCGATCGTGCGCAGATTGTCAAAGGAAATTACGCTGATTTACCGAAAATTTTACAGCGGATCGGGATTGAGAGGGTCGATGGCATTTTGTTGGATTTGGGGATCAGTTCTTTTCAAATTGAATCGCCGAAAAGGGGATTCAGCTATTTGCTTTCCGGACCGCTGGATATGCGGATGTCACCATCTCTACCGAAAACTGCTGCAGAAATTGTGAATAATGAATCTTTAGAGAGCCTGATACGAATTTTCAAAACCTACGGAGAAGAAAGGCGGTCGCGGAAAATTGCCAGCGCGATTGTCGAAGCCAGAGCTCAGCGCCCGATTGAGCGCACTGATGAGCTGGCAAAAATTGTTTCCGCGGTCATTCCGGCCATTGATCGGATTAAAACGCAGTCGAGAATTTTTCAGTCAATTCGAATTGCGACGAATGCAGAGCTTGACAATTTGAAGCGATTTCTTGAGAATGTACTCGATTATTTGAATAAAGACGCGAGAATGGTCATCATCTCGTTTCATTCTTTGGAAGACCGAATGGTAAAGGAATTTCTAAAAAAACAGGCCAATCCCTGTGAGTGTCCCCCTGAGCTACCGGTTTGCGTGTGCGGAAAAACGCCGACGCTCAAAATCTTGACGCGTCGTGTGGTGACGCCGACGGCAGAAGAAATAAAAATGAATCCGCGTTCGAGAAGTTCAAAGCTCAGAGCAGCGCAAATTTTGTGA
- a CDS encoding V-type ATP synthase subunit K (produces ATP from ADP in the presence of a proton gradient across the membrane; the K subunit is a nonenzymatic component which binds the dimeric form by interacting with the G and E subunits), with protein MVAGLGDMSLSLTIAAIGSALGTGVAGMAAIGAWKRAFQQNKAAPFILIAFAGAPLTQTIYGMILRNAIQGANLPAESYLFQMLIGFFAGLAMGMSAYMQGKAAAKAADALAETGKGFGNYIMVIGIIETVALFVMVFTMTAIPKG; from the coding sequence ATGGTTGCAGGATTAGGAGACATGAGTTTGTCGTTGACGATTGCAGCGATTGGATCGGCGCTGGGAACAGGAGTCGCGGGCATGGCAGCTATCGGAGCCTGGAAACGCGCATTTCAACAGAACAAAGCAGCGCCGTTCATTTTGATCGCCTTTGCCGGCGCGCCGTTGACACAGACGATTTACGGAATGATTTTGAGAAACGCCATTCAGGGAGCGAATTTACCTGCGGAAAGCTATCTTTTTCAAATGTTGATCGGCTTCTTTGCTGGACTGGCAATGGGAATGTCTGCCTACATGCAGGGCAAAGCCGCCGCAAAAGCCGCCGACGCGCTCGCGGAAACGGGGAAAGGATTTGGAAATTATATCATGGTTATTGGAATTATTGAGACGGTGGCGTTGTTTGTGATGGTATTTACGATGACGGCGATACCGAAAGGATAA